Proteins encoded together in one Thermoplasmatales archaeon BRNA1 window:
- a CDS encoding O-acetylhomoserine sulfhydrolase — MADNRNIPSGPLNRSGYSFDTIQIHKGQEQADPATDARNVPIYLTSSYVFKDSKQAADRFALKEGGNIYGRLTNTTQAIFEDRIAALEGGVSALAVSSGAAAVTYAINALCRSGDNIVSANNIYGGTYNLFEHTFPSFNGITTTWVDPSDPANFEKAITDRTRVIFAETFGNPNADITDVEAIAEIAHRHNIVLVIDNTFATPYLFRPLEHGADIVVESATKFISGHGNVIAGVIVEGGKFDWFAKPELYPQFTEEDPSYHGTVFAKFGPGAFTTWIRCILLRDTGACISPFTAWVLLQSVETLSLRVEKQVSNALKIVDYLKNNPKVASVSHPSLSSGKQKELYDRYFPNGGASIFTFDVKGTKEQAQKLTENLKLFSLLANIADVKSLIIHPASTTHSQLTEEELEGVHIRPTTIRISIGAENPDDLIADLEEGFKLI, encoded by the coding sequence ATGGCAGACAACAGGAACATCCCGTCCGGGCCCCTGAACAGGTCCGGCTACTCATTCGACACCATCCAGATCCACAAGGGACAGGAGCAGGCGGACCCCGCCACCGATGCCAGGAACGTCCCCATCTACCTCACCTCATCCTACGTCTTCAAGGACTCCAAACAGGCGGCGGACAGGTTCGCCCTGAAAGAGGGAGGCAACATCTACGGCAGGCTGACCAACACCACCCAGGCGATCTTCGAGGACAGGATCGCCGCCCTCGAGGGAGGTGTCTCCGCCCTCGCGGTCTCCTCCGGGGCAGCCGCGGTAACCTACGCCATCAACGCGCTCTGCCGCTCCGGAGACAACATCGTCTCCGCCAACAATATCTACGGAGGGACCTACAACCTCTTCGAGCACACCTTCCCCTCCTTCAACGGGATCACCACCACCTGGGTGGACCCCTCCGACCCCGCTAACTTCGAGAAAGCCATCACCGACAGGACCCGCGTCATCTTCGCCGAGACCTTCGGCAACCCCAACGCCGACATCACCGACGTGGAGGCCATCGCGGAGATCGCCCACAGGCACAACATCGTGCTGGTGATCGACAACACCTTCGCAACCCCCTACCTGTTTAGGCCGCTGGAGCACGGTGCCGACATCGTCGTGGAGTCCGCCACCAAGTTCATCTCCGGACACGGGAACGTCATCGCCGGAGTGATCGTCGAGGGAGGCAAGTTCGACTGGTTCGCCAAGCCCGAGCTTTACCCCCAGTTCACCGAGGAGGACCCCTCCTACCACGGGACCGTCTTCGCCAAGTTCGGACCGGGAGCGTTCACCACCTGGATCAGATGCATCCTGCTCAGGGACACCGGGGCATGCATCTCCCCCTTCACCGCATGGGTGCTCCTCCAGTCCGTCGAGACCCTCTCCCTCCGCGTGGAGAAGCAGGTCTCCAACGCGCTTAAGATCGTCGACTACCTAAAGAACAACCCCAAGGTCGCCTCCGTCAGCCACCCCTCGCTCTCCTCCGGGAAGCAGAAGGAGCTGTACGACAGGTACTTCCCCAACGGCGGTGCATCGATCTTCACATTCGACGTCAAGGGGACCAAGGAGCAGGCCCAGAAGCTCACCGAGAACCTGAAGCTGTTCAGCCTCCTGGCCAACATCGCCGACGTGAAGTCGCTGATCATCCACCCGGCATCCACCACCCACTCCCAGCTCACCGAGGAGGAGCTTGAGGGAGTGCACATCCGCCCCACCACCATCAGGATCTCCATCGGAGCGGAGAACCCGGACGACCTGATCGCCGACCTCGAGGAAGGTTTCAAGCTGATCTGA
- a CDS encoding argininosuccinate lyase: MAGKALWSGRFSEGMDDSTLAFTSSLDVDSAMAVYDVLGSLAHVRMLKACRIIPAEDADRITEGLKKIEKQLEKGEFKWDSKLEDVHTNVENTLTAMIGPAGGKLHTGRSRNDQVATDFKMYLRDGALGAVEAVDRLISSLQNVAQEHRDTILPGFTHMQHAQPITLAQHLLAHAFRFGRDADRFMDAIERMDKCPLGSAALAGTTYPIDRKMTAELLGFKDPTENSMDSVGSRDFVAELSFDAAMTAIDVSSLCEELIYWSSQEFRFVEMDDKYSTGSSIMPQKKNPDIAELSRGKTGGIVGSLVNIMVTMKGLPLSYNRDLQEDKHALMQSLRSVTDIAEMMSKVVATMKVNEARMFESTNAGFINATDLADYLVTKGVPFREAHGIVGETVRFCIDNKVTLDNLTLDQFRKFSPLIEEDVFQAISVKNCVDKRDSYGGTSPASTDVEMTLTLGDLMRRQDAVRLKQQLIEKCWNKLLNE; the protein is encoded by the coding sequence ATGGCTGGAAAGGCGCTTTGGTCCGGAAGGTTCTCCGAGGGGATGGACGACTCCACCCTCGCGTTCACCTCCTCCCTCGATGTCGACTCCGCGATGGCCGTGTACGACGTGCTCGGCTCCCTCGCCCACGTCCGTATGCTGAAAGCATGCAGGATCATCCCCGCAGAGGATGCGGACAGGATCACCGAGGGCCTGAAGAAGATCGAGAAACAGCTCGAGAAGGGGGAGTTCAAATGGGACTCCAAGCTCGAGGACGTCCACACCAACGTGGAGAACACCCTCACCGCGATGATCGGTCCGGCGGGGGGCAAGCTCCACACCGGAAGGAGCAGGAACGACCAGGTCGCCACCGACTTCAAGATGTACCTCAGGGACGGCGCCCTCGGTGCCGTCGAGGCCGTCGACCGCCTCATCTCGTCACTGCAGAACGTGGCCCAGGAACACAGGGACACCATCCTCCCGGGATTCACCCACATGCAGCACGCGCAGCCCATCACCCTCGCCCAGCACCTGCTGGCACACGCCTTCCGCTTCGGACGCGACGCGGACAGGTTCATGGATGCCATCGAGAGGATGGACAAGTGCCCCCTGGGCTCCGCCGCCCTCGCCGGGACCACATACCCCATCGACCGCAAGATGACCGCGGAGCTCCTGGGATTCAAGGACCCCACCGAGAACTCCATGGACTCCGTCGGCAGCCGGGACTTCGTCGCCGAACTGTCCTTCGATGCCGCCATGACCGCCATCGACGTCTCCTCCCTCTGCGAGGAGCTGATCTACTGGTCGTCCCAGGAGTTCAGGTTCGTCGAGATGGACGACAAGTACTCCACCGGCTCCAGCATCATGCCCCAGAAGAAGAACCCGGACATCGCCGAGCTCTCCAGGGGGAAGACCGGAGGCATCGTGGGATCCCTGGTGAACATCATGGTCACCATGAAGGGCCTCCCGCTGTCCTACAACCGCGACCTGCAGGAGGACAAGCACGCCCTCATGCAGTCCCTCAGGAGCGTCACCGACATCGCCGAGATGATGTCCAAGGTCGTCGCCACTATGAAGGTCAACGAGGCCCGCATGTTCGAGTCCACCAATGCCGGTTTCATCAACGCGACCGACCTGGCGGATTACCTTGTTACCAAGGGCGTCCCCTTCCGGGAGGCACACGGCATCGTCGGGGAGACCGTCCGCTTCTGCATCGACAACAAGGTCACCCTGGACAACCTGACCCTGGACCAGTTCCGCAAGTTCTCCCCGCTCATCGAGGAGGACGTCTTCCAGGCCATCTCGGTGAAGAACTGCGTCGATAAGAGGGACTCCTACGGAGGCACCTCCCCCGCATCCACCGACGTGGAGATGACCCTGACCCTCGGGGATCTGATGCGCAGGCAGGATGCGGTCCGCCTCAAGCAGCAGCTCATCGAGAAGTGCTGGAATAAACTTCTGAATGAGTGA
- a CDS encoding argininosuccinate synthase, giving the protein MRVSMANTKSKSGKRDKVVLAYSGGLDTSVDIRWLQENYDVDVVAISVDVGQPETDGEEIVSRAYRNGAIRADFFDVRKEFVEEYVWPLVKANGMYQDVYPLSTAIARPLMAKTLVRIAHEEGAKYIAHGCTGKGNDQVRFDAGIIAQDPSLKIIAPQREWVATRDEEIDYAEAKGVEIKATREHPFSRDENLWGASCECGALEDAWAEPPEGVWAHTVDPEKAPDKATVIEIGFEKGVPVSLDGKKMDGVALIDKLNDIAGKNGVGRIDHVEDRLVGIKSRETYECPAAVVIIAAHKAMESMCLQREVLDFKKDIEKKFCRMVYDGQWFGGLREPINAFIDETQKFVTGTVRVKLYKGSYTVIGRKSPYSLYDTGLATYSKDTVDTFDHHAAMGFIYVWGLPDSTAAKAHEGKAKKCKSSCKKK; this is encoded by the coding sequence ATGCGCGTGAGCATGGCCAACACTAAATCCAAATCCGGCAAGAGGGACAAGGTCGTCCTTGCCTACTCCGGAGGACTCGACACCTCCGTTGACATCCGCTGGCTCCAGGAGAACTACGACGTGGACGTCGTAGCCATCTCCGTCGATGTCGGACAGCCCGAGACCGACGGCGAGGAGATCGTCTCCCGCGCCTACAGGAACGGTGCCATCCGCGCCGACTTCTTCGACGTCCGCAAGGAGTTCGTCGAGGAGTACGTCTGGCCTCTCGTCAAGGCCAACGGAATGTACCAGGACGTCTACCCCCTCAGCACCGCCATCGCCCGCCCGCTGATGGCCAAGACCCTCGTCAGGATCGCACACGAGGAGGGCGCCAAGTACATCGCCCACGGATGCACCGGAAAGGGAAACGACCAGGTCCGCTTCGACGCGGGCATCATCGCACAGGACCCCTCCCTCAAGATCATCGCCCCCCAGCGCGAGTGGGTCGCCACCCGCGACGAGGAGATCGACTACGCCGAGGCAAAGGGCGTCGAGATCAAGGCCACCCGCGAGCACCCCTTCTCCCGCGACGAGAACCTCTGGGGAGCCAGCTGCGAGTGCGGTGCCCTCGAGGATGCCTGGGCAGAGCCCCCCGAGGGCGTCTGGGCACACACCGTCGACCCCGAGAAGGCCCCCGACAAGGCGACCGTCATCGAAATCGGCTTCGAGAAGGGAGTCCCCGTGTCCCTCGACGGCAAGAAGATGGACGGCGTCGCCCTCATCGACAAGCTCAACGACATCGCCGGAAAGAACGGCGTAGGAAGGATCGACCACGTGGAGGACCGCCTGGTCGGGATCAAGAGCCGCGAGACCTACGAGTGCCCCGCCGCGGTCGTCATCATCGCCGCCCACAAGGCAATGGAATCAATGTGCCTCCAGCGCGAGGTCCTCGACTTCAAGAAGGACATCGAGAAGAAATTCTGCCGCATGGTCTACGACGGACAGTGGTTCGGCGGACTCCGCGAACCCATCAACGCGTTCATCGACGAGACCCAGAAGTTCGTCACCGGTACCGTCCGCGTGAAGCTCTACAAGGGAAGCTACACCGTCATCGGAAGGAAGTCCCCGTACTCCCTGTACGACACCGGTCTGGCCACCTACTCCAAGGACACCGTTGACACCTTCGACCACCACGCCGCGATGGGATTCATCTACGTCTGGGGACTCCCCGACTCCACCGCGGCCAAGGCGCACGAGGGCAAGGCCAAGAAGTGCAAGAGCTCGTGCAAGAAAAAGTGA
- a CDS encoding N-acetyl-gamma-glutamyl-phosphate reductase, common form, with protein sequence MTYRVGIIGGTGYTGSELSRILSVHPDIELAALTSRANAGKRVSDVHTFLKGYTDICFTEKISDTKDLDLVMVATPFGVAMDEVPALHEQGIKSIDLSGDYRMKDPAVYQKWYGKEHTDPEGLKDAVFGLPELFRDRIKGADLVANPGCYATSAILAIAPLMKSGLVYPDVFVDGKSGTSGAGMKPSERLHHPTCGESVIPYKIGSHRHQPEIDMAVGMFAGVTPDVAFVPHLIPIVRGIISSCYFRTKKEVTQEEVDAVYEKQYGAERFVHYVPEPSIRAVVASNHAQVGSTVLGKDRVVSFGVIDNLVKGASGQAVQNMNLMLGLPETAGLDFPGLGV encoded by the coding sequence ATGACCTACAGAGTTGGTATAATCGGAGGGACCGGATACACGGGAAGCGAGCTTTCCCGCATCCTCAGCGTACACCCCGACATCGAGCTTGCCGCACTGACATCCCGCGCCAACGCGGGAAAGAGGGTCAGCGACGTGCACACTTTCCTCAAGGGATACACCGACATCTGCTTCACCGAGAAGATTTCCGATACCAAGGACCTCGATCTCGTGATGGTCGCCACCCCCTTCGGCGTTGCTATGGACGAGGTGCCCGCCCTGCACGAGCAGGGGATTAAGAGCATCGACCTCTCCGGCGACTACCGCATGAAGGACCCCGCCGTCTACCAGAAATGGTACGGAAAGGAGCACACCGACCCCGAGGGGCTGAAGGACGCCGTGTTCGGACTCCCTGAGCTCTTCCGCGACAGGATCAAGGGCGCGGACCTGGTGGCCAACCCCGGATGCTACGCAACATCCGCGATCCTCGCCATCGCCCCGCTCATGAAGTCCGGTCTGGTGTACCCCGATGTGTTCGTCGACGGGAAGTCCGGGACCTCCGGGGCCGGGATGAAGCCCTCGGAGCGCCTGCACCACCCCACCTGCGGCGAGTCGGTGATACCCTACAAGATCGGGAGCCACCGCCACCAGCCGGAGATCGACATGGCGGTCGGGATGTTCGCCGGGGTCACCCCCGACGTGGCGTTCGTGCCCCACCTGATACCCATAGTCCGCGGAATCATCTCTTCCTGCTACTTCCGCACCAAGAAGGAGGTCACCCAGGAGGAGGTGGATGCGGTTTACGAGAAACAGTACGGAGCCGAGCGCTTCGTGCATTACGTCCCCGAGCCCTCGATCCGCGCAGTGGTCGCAAGCAACCACGCGCAGGTCGGATCGACCGTCCTGGGGAAGGACCGCGTGGTCTCGTTCGGAGTCATCGACAACCTCGTGAAGGGTGCCTCCGGACAGGCCGTGCAGAACATGAACCTGATGCTCGGGCTGCCCGAGACCGCCGGTCTCGACTTCCCCGGGCTGGGAGTGTGA
- a CDS encoding glutamate N-acetyltransferase/amino-acid acetyltransferase, protein MVEIIDGGITAPQGFKAAGVHSGVKYRSLDLGLLYSEVPATAFKAFTSNKVKAAPVQLMIAQDSPTLSAVVVNSGNANALTGRRGYEDAMTMQKAVAASLNLPPETVGVMSTGLIGRFMDMHKVQYGISKAVKDLDVGREADADITEAIMTTDTVKKECAVRVRLTDGTLVYISMISKGSGMISPHLRTLHGTTLSMITTDAVLTPKFEPTFQKLLDNTMNMVSVDSDQSTNDTCLMLANGLAGGKPADEDPKFIEALDMVLHKIARTIASDGEGATKLITVEINGAKDEEEARIAAKAIIDSPLVKTAIFGSDPNYGRVMMALGKCGVEFNLEEVHLTIKGGDMEVPILDSGAPVFQEERSVEVVRMAMDNKEVILQLDLGVGDGSATAWGCDLTYDYVRINAEYTS, encoded by the coding sequence ATGGTAGAGATAATCGACGGCGGAATCACCGCCCCGCAGGGATTCAAAGCAGCAGGAGTTCACTCCGGAGTCAAGTACCGCTCCCTCGATCTGGGACTGTTGTACTCCGAGGTTCCCGCGACCGCTTTCAAGGCATTCACCTCCAACAAGGTGAAGGCAGCCCCCGTCCAGCTGATGATCGCCCAGGACAGCCCCACGCTGTCCGCGGTCGTCGTCAACTCCGGCAACGCCAACGCCCTCACCGGACGGAGGGGATACGAGGACGCCATGACCATGCAGAAGGCGGTGGCGGCCTCCCTCAACCTCCCGCCGGAGACCGTAGGCGTGATGTCCACCGGTCTGATCGGACGCTTCATGGACATGCACAAGGTCCAGTACGGGATCTCCAAGGCCGTCAAGGACCTGGACGTCGGACGCGAGGCCGATGCCGACATCACCGAGGCGATCATGACCACCGACACCGTCAAGAAGGAGTGCGCGGTCCGCGTCCGCCTCACCGACGGTACCCTGGTGTACATCTCCATGATCTCTAAGGGGAGCGGGATGATCTCCCCCCACCTCAGGACACTGCACGGGACCACCCTGTCGATGATCACCACCGACGCCGTGCTCACCCCCAAGTTCGAGCCCACCTTCCAGAAGCTCCTGGACAACACCATGAACATGGTGTCCGTGGACAGCGACCAGTCGACCAACGACACCTGCCTGATGCTGGCGAACGGCCTCGCAGGGGGCAAGCCCGCCGACGAGGACCCCAAGTTCATCGAGGCCCTGGACATGGTGCTCCACAAGATCGCACGCACCATCGCCTCCGACGGAGAGGGAGCAACCAAGCTCATCACCGTCGAGATCAACGGCGCCAAGGACGAGGAGGAGGCCCGCATCGCGGCGAAGGCCATCATCGACTCCCCGCTGGTCAAGACCGCGATCTTCGGATCCGACCCCAACTACGGCCGTGTGATGATGGCCCTCGGGAAGTGCGGAGTGGAGTTCAATCTCGAGGAGGTCCACCTCACCATCAAGGGAGGCGACATGGAGGTCCCCATCCTGGATTCCGGCGCACCGGTCTTCCAGGAGGAGAGGTCCGTCGAGGTCGTCAGGATGGCCATGGACAACAAGGAGGTCATCCTCCAGCTCGATCTTGGCGTCGGGGACGGAAGCGCCACCGCATGGGGCTGCGACCTGACCTACGATTACGTCCGCATCAACGCGGAGTACACGTCGTGA
- a CDS encoding acetylglutamate kinase codes for MIGMSGIFLIKFGGNTLSEPDNVKRLAKEIADLQKAGKSVIVVHGGGPSISEEMKRRGLNPVMVGGQRITDEAALECVEDTLRGINEMFVRALQDEGATVVGLGAFLFTLSEKKPPYHVLVDGKEEVVDLGLVGNVVSVNAETVTDLLADGVLPVVYPVGTDGKHHLNVNADTMAAGIAAGVKAEEMIAVTDVPGILRDVHDLSSKIDRVNLADIDRLIADGTISGGMIPKVEACSKAVKAGASAVRMVDGRAQGNVITEVINGAQLGTLIVKE; via the coding sequence GTGATCGGGATGTCCGGGATATTCCTCATCAAGTTCGGGGGGAACACCCTCTCAGAGCCCGACAACGTGAAGCGCCTCGCGAAGGAGATCGCAGATCTCCAGAAGGCGGGCAAGAGCGTCATCGTCGTCCACGGCGGCGGACCCTCCATCTCCGAGGAGATGAAGAGGAGGGGACTGAACCCCGTCATGGTCGGAGGTCAGAGGATCACCGACGAGGCCGCGCTCGAGTGCGTCGAGGACACCCTCCGCGGGATCAACGAGATGTTCGTCAGGGCGCTGCAGGACGAGGGCGCAACCGTCGTCGGCCTGGGGGCGTTCCTGTTCACCCTGTCCGAGAAGAAGCCGCCCTACCACGTCCTGGTGGACGGGAAGGAGGAGGTCGTCGACCTCGGACTCGTAGGGAACGTGGTGAGCGTCAACGCGGAGACCGTCACGGACCTCCTCGCCGACGGAGTGCTCCCCGTCGTCTACCCCGTGGGGACCGACGGAAAGCACCACCTGAACGTCAACGCCGACACCATGGCAGCGGGGATCGCGGCCGGGGTGAAGGCGGAGGAGATGATCGCCGTGACAGATGTGCCAGGCATCCTCAGGGACGTCCACGACCTGTCCTCCAAGATAGACAGGGTGAACCTCGCGGACATCGACAGGCTGATCGCCGACGGCACCATCTCCGGCGGGATGATCCCCAAGGTCGAGGCCTGCAGCAAGGCAGTGAAGGCCGGCGCATCCGCGGTCCGCATGGTGGACGGACGCGCCCAGGGAAACGTAATTACAGAAGTGATCAACGGTGCCCAGCTCGGCACCCTCATCGTTAAAGAATGA
- a CDS encoding acetylornithine and succinylornithine aminotransferase translates to MEFQTVKDLSDKYLFQNYGRMDVCFESGEGCYLYDLDGNKYLDSVSGIAVCSLGYSHPDWVKAMRDQVSHLVHVSNLYYVQEQALLAQRLNTITPDAITRTLFANSGAEANEGALKTAVKYTQRGKVLAALNGFHGRTSASLGATGQKKYQTGFEPLISNAYQYYEYNNLENVKNLIDRDTAALIIEGIQGEGGVVCATPEFLKGVRDLCTDNGALMVVDEVQTGVGRTGKWWCMDHFGIVPDIITTAKGLGAGMPIGAIMTTDEIAKVMVPGTHGTTFGGNPLVTASGCAVIDIINRERLLDNVTAVGNKWKEDMKAVKCPMIKDVRGLGFLIGVEMDTDDHAAAVKKYMFKHGIIVNVCHGHVVRIIPPLIFTIEQEKEWMTVFKQALQNIQ, encoded by the coding sequence ATGGAATTCCAGACAGTCAAAGACCTCAGCGACAAGTACCTCTTCCAGAACTACGGCCGCATGGACGTGTGCTTCGAGAGCGGCGAGGGCTGCTACCTCTACGACCTCGACGGCAACAAGTACCTCGACTCGGTGTCCGGAATCGCGGTCTGCTCGCTGGGATACTCCCACCCCGACTGGGTGAAGGCCATGCGCGACCAGGTGTCCCATCTGGTGCACGTCTCCAACCTCTACTACGTCCAGGAGCAGGCGCTCCTGGCCCAGAGACTCAACACGATCACCCCCGACGCCATCACCCGCACACTGTTCGCCAACTCCGGCGCGGAGGCCAACGAGGGGGCGCTCAAGACCGCCGTGAAGTACACCCAGCGTGGGAAGGTCCTGGCGGCCCTCAACGGATTCCACGGACGCACATCCGCATCGCTCGGCGCCACCGGCCAGAAGAAGTACCAGACCGGCTTCGAGCCCCTGATCTCCAACGCCTACCAATACTACGAGTACAACAATCTGGAGAACGTCAAGAACCTCATCGACCGCGACACCGCCGCACTCATAATCGAGGGCATCCAGGGGGAGGGAGGCGTCGTCTGCGCCACCCCCGAGTTCCTCAAGGGGGTCCGCGACCTGTGCACCGACAACGGCGCCCTGATGGTCGTGGACGAGGTCCAGACCGGGGTGGGAAGGACCGGTAAGTGGTGGTGCATGGACCACTTCGGCATCGTGCCGGACATCATCACCACCGCCAAGGGACTGGGAGCGGGAATGCCCATCGGAGCGATCATGACCACCGACGAGATCGCCAAAGTCATGGTACCCGGCACCCACGGGACCACCTTCGGCGGCAACCCGCTGGTGACCGCCTCCGGATGCGCCGTCATCGACATCATCAACCGCGAGCGCCTCCTCGACAACGTCACCGCCGTCGGCAACAAATGGAAGGAGGATATGAAGGCGGTCAAGTGCCCGATGATCAAGGACGTCCGCGGACTCGGGTTCCTCATCGGGGTCGAGATGGACACCGACGACCACGCCGCCGCGGTCAAGAAGTACATGTTCAAGCACGGCATCATCGTCAACGTCTGCCACGGACACGTCGTCCGCATCATCCCCCCGCTCATCTTCACGATCGAGCAGGAGAAGGAGTGGATGACCGTCTTCAAGCAGGCCCTCCAGAACATCCAGTAA
- a CDS encoding Superfamily II DNA and RNA helicase, with protein sequence MTTFEELGLGWEMTNAAVQAGWREPTPVQVQAIPEGIRGRDIIARAQTGTGKTGAYSMIVMSRIPSGKKSPSAIVIAPTRELALQVDGEMRKLSRLSGHFSVPIYGGAEVRKQVFQLNRGADIVVGTPGRIRDMVTREVLDLSHIEIAVIDEADRMFDMGFEEDLNFILDALPERRQTLMFSATMTDDVQGLAQSKLRDPVEIDVSGETPVTGLTKQFIVKCQRNEKRDILREILGKGTPKTIVFVATKTMVEELFTEMRADGMKVGTLHGDMPQDLREKIIGMFRDNRILTLLATDVAARGLDISDVDLVVNFDVPSRPETYLHRIGRTGRAGNEGTAISLVTKRDMEYVPDFEEVTDARIRPVRVGDIPPFEVFHKTVHREKADRKERERKKKALDPKEAERRAHAKDKPSVSDGFAVIQIGIGKGDGFNRTQIADFIRKRANIDDDAVGKVGLKDSVSFVEVSEDVSDYVIQQLDGCRVGNKTVNVTIAPKKTRYADKVKE encoded by the coding sequence ATGACGACGTTCGAAGAACTTGGGCTCGGATGGGAGATGACCAACGCCGCTGTCCAGGCGGGATGGAGGGAGCCCACCCCCGTGCAGGTGCAGGCAATCCCCGAGGGAATCAGGGGAAGGGACATCATCGCCAGGGCCCAGACCGGCACCGGGAAGACCGGCGCCTACTCCATGATCGTTATGTCGAGGATCCCCTCGGGAAAGAAGTCCCCCTCCGCCATCGTCATCGCGCCGACCAGGGAATTGGCCCTCCAGGTCGACGGGGAGATGAGGAAGCTGTCCAGGCTTTCCGGCCACTTCTCCGTGCCCATATACGGCGGCGCGGAGGTCAGGAAACAGGTCTTCCAGCTCAACAGGGGAGCGGACATCGTCGTCGGCACCCCCGGGAGGATCAGGGACATGGTCACCAGGGAGGTCCTCGACCTGTCACACATCGAGATCGCCGTCATCGACGAGGCCGACAGGATGTTCGACATGGGGTTCGAGGAGGACCTCAACTTCATCCTCGACGCCCTCCCGGAGCGCAGGCAGACACTGATGTTCTCCGCCACCATGACCGACGACGTGCAGGGACTCGCACAGTCGAAACTGAGGGACCCCGTCGAGATCGACGTGTCCGGGGAGACACCGGTGACGGGTCTCACAAAGCAGTTCATAGTAAAGTGCCAGAGGAACGAGAAGAGGGACATCCTAAGGGAGATCCTCGGTAAGGGGACCCCCAAGACGATAGTCTTCGTGGCAACCAAGACCATGGTGGAGGAGCTCTTCACGGAGATGCGCGCCGACGGCATGAAGGTGGGCACCCTCCACGGAGACATGCCCCAGGACCTGAGGGAGAAGATCATCGGGATGTTCAGGGACAACAGGATCCTGACCCTTCTGGCGACCGACGTCGCGGCAAGGGGGCTGGACATCTCCGACGTCGATTTGGTAGTCAACTTCGACGTCCCATCCAGGCCGGAGACCTACCTCCACAGGATCGGAAGGACCGGAAGGGCCGGCAACGAGGGGACCGCCATATCCCTGGTCACCAAGAGGGACATGGAGTACGTCCCGGACTTCGAGGAGGTCACCGATGCGAGGATCCGCCCCGTCAGGGTGGGCGATATCCCGCCCTTCGAGGTCTTCCACAAGACCGTCCACAGGGAGAAGGCGGACCGCAAGGAGAGGGAGAGGAAGAAGAAGGCCCTGGATCCCAAGGAGGCCGAGAGGAGGGCCCACGCGAAGGACAAGCCGTCCGTATCGGACGGCTTCGCGGTGATACAGATCGGGATCGGCAAGGGCGACGGGTTCAACCGCACCCAGATCGCCGACTTCATACGCAAGAGGGCGAACATAGACGACGATGCCGTCGGGAAGGTCGGGCTGAAGGACAGCGTCTCCTTCGTCGAGGTCTCCGAGGACGTCAGCGATTACGTCATACAGCAGCTGGACGGCTGCAGGGTAGGTAATAAAACGGTGAACGTTACTATCGCCCCCAAGAAGACCCGCTACGCGGACAAGGTCAAGGAGTGA